The Besnoitia besnoiti strain Bb-Ger1 chromosome IV, whole genome shotgun sequence genome contains a region encoding:
- a CDS encoding hypothetical protein (encoded by transcript BESB_054840) produces the protein MATDGGDGAEESLCLEALWCLQLQVHRELVRHLSARRASGGRASRASAVKRAEPRLAGDEASRESGSADRRGGNGDAESDGDASSGGTPRRNSERRLTGICGGLSLSPNKGLGLRVRAGSSRGEGSESGESRSGDKEFALSPERMRRPETPASARREKAADRARFTASGSARSLSARGASAGCPNCRHLRRELYRQQVRRACVETESKELLQRLARRVRDARSHVRNVETARAEEQAALTRDLREKEKEVAGLKDLLARALQRGDEALALLRSTQGVSSAKHAVRQKDVPAEKTCAVMGLAEAASEPSLAGPSTQPETSTRMPHAHFEARLLRLEQQLAEQQQQQSRKDWRASSQAQSAPGPVELTEGTAECESSARRRASGDIEVNVSEGHACLQKRRASSPEGPDGVAYTAPARGAVAGSPLQRAALRDPSAQAPCSPHGLTGAPDLSPASNVLRPGSAAPGVGRPSSAVVAAAQTALQGGAGQIEASPALLTVSSELQQQMLRQERSVVPSASETFFHLERSRPILACAPASWENAQGGHRGGAARVALWPSEGGDPQLVDEAALRTASTQGLHRESWCGAYTIRHSYSLLSQAGVARGQAPSRGASPRFSAAQSFTPRSVSGLSAGSPPHPAFFFASVAGGASSCTRGSPVARRLGGQTGAGTGEPHPPPLWGNFLLRGAASASDVPSQTRSRSMTDRSRGADCSGVPAVPQLGYLHQTLLGPSRRDLPFPEALAGPPHALRAEVPRQVSPESRLPDVSTACLFHCAMGSSRRAEGHRVAHEQQPQVALPEGVLSLSDQLRLHAVEIESLKTSAAGILCRPPEPRRASAGNDWLASARVAGDPFIHSECEVDKARKSQADPERIPAKATPVADAALPAGGPRPQLSSPPVSGVQAADPISYGAEAILHRRERRPAARELPDDAFLELSSMSSEAGEAICEDL, from the exons ATGGCGACCGAtggaggagacggcgccgaggagagtCTCTGCCTAGAGGCCCTCTGGTGCCTCCAGCTGCAAGTTCATCGCGAGCTCGTCCGCCATCtcagcgctcgccgcgcgtctgggggacgcgcctcgcgggcctccgccgtcaagcgtgcagagccgcgcctcgcaggtgacgaggcgagcagagagagcggctcTGCAGACAGAAGGGGGGGcaacggagacgcggagagtgacggcgacgcctcctctGGGGGGACCCCGAGAAGGaacagcgagaggcggcttACGGgcatctgcggcggcctgaGTCTCAGCCCCAAcaagggtttagggttgaggGTCAGGGCCGGCAgctcgagaggagagggcAGTGAAAGTGGGGagtcgcgcagcggcgacaagGAGTTTGCGCTGTCTCCTGAGAGGATGCGGAGACcggagacgcctgcgtctgcacggagggagaaggccgcggatCGCGCGCGCTTCACCGCCTCTGGGTCGGCGCGGTCGCTCTCGGCGAGAGGTGCGAGCGCCGGCTGCCCGAACTGCAGGCATCTGCGGCGCGAACTGTACCGACAGCAGgttcgccgcgcgtgcgtggAGACGGAGAGCAAGGAGCTCCTCCAGCGCTTAGCCAGACGcgtccgcgacgcgcgaagcCACGTGCGAAACGTGGAGACTGCTCGCGCCGAAGAGCAAGCAGCGCTGACCCGCGATctgcgagagaaggagaaggaagtcGCTGGTCTCAAGGACCTCCTGGCTcgcgctctgcagcgcggcgacgaagctctcgctcttctccggTCGACTCAG GGCGTCTCCTCAGCCAAGCACGCCGTCCGCCAGAAGGACGTCCCAGCCGAGAAGACTTGCGCGGTCATGGGGCTTGCAGAGGCGGCCTCGGAGCCCTCGCTGGCGGGACCCTCCACGCAGCCAGAGACCTCTACGCGAATGCCGCATGCGCACTTCGAGGCGCGGCTCCTGCGTctcgagcagcagctcgctgagcagcagcagcagcagagtaGGAAGGACTGGCGCGCTTCATCTCAAGCGCAGTCGGCGCCTGGCCCTGTCGAGTTGACAGAAGGCACTGCGGAGTGCGAGTCTTcggcgcgaaggagggcATCGGGGGATATCGAGGTGAACGTCAGCGAAGGCCACGCATGTCTGCAGAAACGGCGGGCCTCCTCTCCTGAAGGGCCAGACGGCGTCGCGTAcaccgcgcctgcgcggggggcggtGGCTGGGAGCCCGCTGCAGCGGGCAGCTCTCAGGGATCCGAGCGCGCAAGCTCCCTGCTCTCCGCACGGCCTGACAGGGGCCCCGGACCTGTCCCCCGCGTCCAATGTTCTCCGGCCTGGCTCGGCCGCACCTGGGGTTGGTAGGCCTTCCTCTGCCGTGGTGGCGGCCGCTcagacggcgctgcaggGGGGGGCAGGACAGATCGAGGCGAGCCCTGCGCTGTTGACGGTCTCGtcggagctgcagcagcagatgctGCGTCAGGAACGGTCTGTCGTGCCGAGCGCGTCTGAGACATTTTTTCATCTTGAGCGCAGCCGGCCAattctcgcgtgcgcgcccgcgtcgtggGAGAATGCGCAAGGCGGCCAtcggggcggcgcagcgcgtgtCGCGCTGTGGCCTTCTGAAGGTGGGGATCCACAGCTGGTTGAcgaggctgcgctgcggaCCGCCAGCACGCAGGGTCTCCATCGCGAGAGCTGGTGCGGAGCCTACACCATCAGGCATTCGTACTCGCTGCTTTCGCAAGCTGGAGTGGCGCGCGGCCAGGCGCCATCCAGGGGGGCTTCGCCGCGGTTCTCTGCTGCACAGTCGTTCACCCCTCGGAGTGTCTCAGGACTGTCTGCTGGATCGCCTCCCCACCCCGCCTTTTTCTTTGCCtccgtcgcaggcggcgcgagtaGCTGCACGCGAGGCTCTCCAgtggcgcggcgtctcggaGGGCAGACGGGGGCTGGAACAGGCGAGCCGCATCCGCCGCCCCTGTGGGGAAATTTTCTCCTCCGTGGCGCTGCGTCAGCCTCTGATGTTCCTTCCCagacgcggagccgcagcaTGACCGACAGGAGCCGAGGCGCGGACTGCAGTGGAGTTCCGGCGGTGCCGCAGTTGGGGTACTTGCACCAGACTCTACTTGGGCCTTCCCGCCGCGACCTTCCGTTCCCCGAGGCCTTGGCTGGCCCCCCTCATGCGCTGCGGGCAGAAGTTCCTCGGCAGGTTTCGCCTGAGTCTAGATTGCCAGACGTCTCTACGGCGTGCCTCTTTCACTGTGCCATGgggagctcgaggcgcgcggagggccaCCGCGTGGCGCATGAGCAACAGCCTCAAGTGGCGCTACCAGAGGGCGTGCTGTCTCTTTCGGACCAGCTCCGCTTGCACGCCGTGGAAATCGAAAGTCTCAAAACCAGCGCTGCGGGAATTCTCTGCAGGCCCCCGGAACCACGACGGGCCTCAGCGGGGAATGACTGGCTggcttccgcgcgcgtcgccggtgACCCCTTTATCCACTCCGAATGCGAGGTTGACAAAGCGAGAAAGAGTCAGGCAGATCCCGAACGAATACCCGCAAAAGCGACGCCTGTGGCAGACGCCGCTCTCCCAGCCGGCGGCCCGAGGCCTCAGCTGTCATCCcctcctgtctccggcgTGCAGGCTGCAGACCCGATAAGCTACGGGGCCGAAGCGATTCTTCACAGGAGAGAACGGAGACCCGCGGCCCGCGAACTACCGGATGATGCGTTTTTGGAATTGAGCAGCATGAGCAGTGAGGCTGGGGAAGCGATATGCGAAGATCTGTAA
- a CDS encoding putative serine hydroxymethyltransferase 2 (encoded by transcript BESB_054850), with the protein MPAITQATSGLVATKGSEQNGEADVTMLQSATPRGEFEKAGPVGRTAEVKPARALAAQDPQLYELLVEEKQRQVSGLELIASENFTSQAVLECLGSCLTNKYSEGYPGARYYGGNDVIDRIESLCQRRALEAFGLNAEEWTVNVQPYSGSPANLAVFVGLLQPHDRIMGLDLPSGGHLTHGFYTAKKRISATSIFFESLPYGVHETTGLIDYEELRKRALVFRPKLIICGHSAYPRDLDYAKFREIADATGAMLMCDMAHTSGLIAAKLLTSPFQWCDIVTTTTHKSLRGPRSGVIFVNRKNVPEGEERINASVFPSLQGGPHNHQIAALACQLKEVLSPSWATYASQVIQNCKALAERLQGHWGHKLTTGGTDNHLIVVDLRPDGITGAKMQLCCDEANLTLNKNTVPGDTSAANPSGVRIGSPALTSRGFKEKDFHRVADWLHEIILVAQEIQTTHGKKIVDFKKGVHGHPRLAEIRREVTDFARSFPMPGHTDI; encoded by the exons ATGCCCGCGATCACTCAAGCCACTTCAGGCTTGGTCGCAACTAAAGGGAGCGAGCAGAACGGTGAGGCAGATGTTACAATGCTCCAGTCAGCGACTCCGAGAGGAGAGTTTGAAAAAGCGGGGCCCGTAGGACGAACGGCAGAGGTAAAGCCTGCAcgggcgctcgctgcgcaggaCCCCCAGCTGTACGAGCTGCTGGTCGAGGAGAAACAGCGACAAGTCTCTGGTCTCGAGCTCATTGCCTCAGAA aACTTTACGTCCCAGGCTGTGCTGGAATGTCTCGGCTCCTGCTTGACGAACAAATACAGCGAGGGTTACCCAGGCGCTCGGTACTACGGAGGAAACGATGTGATTGACCGTATTGAGTCTCTGTGCCAACGTCGCGCCTTGGAGGCCTTCGGCCTGAACGCGGAGGAGTGGACTGTGAATGTTCAGCCGTATAGCGGCAGTCCAGCTAACTTGGCCGTCTTCGTGGGACTTCTTCAGCCACACGATCGAATCATGGGGCTCGATCTCCCTTCTG GGGGACACCTCACGCATGGCTTCTacacggcgaagaagaggatcAGTGCGACGTCGATTTTCTTCGAGTCTTTGCCATACGGCGTGCACGAAACGACCGGACTGATTGACtacgaggagctgcggaagcGGGCTCTTGTGTTTCGGCCAAAGCTGATCATATGTGGTCACTCGGCGTACCCAAG AGATCTGGACTACGCGAAGTTTAGAGAAATTGCAGATGCCACGGGCGCGATGCTGATGTGCGATATGGCACACACGAGTGGCTTGATCGCCGCCAAGCTCCTCACATCCCCCTTCCAGTGGTGCGATATTGTCACGACAACGACGCACAAGTCTCTGCG AGGCCCCCGGAGCGGAGTGATATTCGTCAATCGAAAGAATGTGCCAGAAGGGGAGGAACGCATCAACGCCTCTGTCTTCCCGTCTCTTCAGGGCGGGCCGCACAATCACCAGATTGCAGCTCTCGCCTGTCAACTGAAAGAG GTTTTGTCGCCCTCCTGGGCGACTTACGCATCTCAAGTTATCCAGAACTGCAAGGCTTTGGCTGAGCGCCTTCAAGGCCATTGGGGTCACAAACTGACGACCGGGGGGACGGACAATCACCTAATTGTTGTGGACCTGCGGCCAGACGGAATAACAGGGGCAAAGATGCAACTTTGCTGCGATGAAGCAAATCTTACGCTCAACAAGAATACTGTCCCTGGTGACACGTCGGCAGCGAATCCCTCCGGAGTGCGAATAGGATCTCCGGCTCTGACGAGTAGAGGCTTCAAGGAAAAAGACTTTCATCGGGTCGCCGATTGGTTGCATGAAATCATCCTTGTTGCGCAAGAAATTCAGA CAACACACGGCAAGAAGATTGTGGACTTCAAGAAAGGCGTCCACGGGCATCCGCGCTTAGCCGAAATCAGGCGTGAAGTTACCGACTTCGCACGCAGCTTTCCGATGCCAGGCCACACTGACATCTAA
- a CDS encoding hypothetical protein (encoded by transcript BESB_054860) — protein MGIAFNLWLASTVDREATVTVDKPATIRAYLEPDGGGSDTEEIELQCEADVDHHLVYEGLKPGTLYRLKLFYVVPERSTVSRLLTSMLSAERSAHASDAGGSSETAVKVRRHKPAAGSVGDTFGRRKVVRRLTAQSTMKPVWIPPRETTKNEVRTLPPDWASTESL, from the exons ATGGGCATCGCTTTCAATTTGTGGCTGGCTTCGACGGTGGATAGGGA GGCGACCGTCACCGTCGACAAGCCAGCGACTATCCGTGCGTACTTGGAACCCGACGGTGGAGGATCTGACACGGAAGAAATTGAACTGCAGTGCGAGGCTGATGTTGACCATCACCTGGTCTACGAGGGTCTAAAACCAG GCACGCTCTACCGGCTGAAGCTCTTCTACGTAGTTCCTGAGCGTTCTACTGTGAGCCGTCTCCTGACGTCGATGCTATCTGCTGAGCGTTCTGCACACGCTTcggacgcaggcggcagcagtGAGACAGCTGTCAAGGTGAGACGCCATaagccggcggcgggctctgTTGGCGACACCTTTGGTCGACGCAAGGTCGTCCGACGACTGACGGCCCAGTCTACCATGAAGCCTGTTTGGATTCCCCCGAGAGAAACGACGAAGAATGAGGTGCGCACTCTCCCGCCTGATTGGGCCTCCACAGAGTCTCTATAA